In Dermochelys coriacea isolate rDerCor1 chromosome 10, rDerCor1.pri.v4, whole genome shotgun sequence, one DNA window encodes the following:
- the CTXN2 gene encoding cortexin-2, whose protein sequence is MTSSYCSNASASMTVNEVSAFSLTLEQKTGFAFVGILCVFLGLLIIRCFKILLDPYSSMPSSTWEDEVEGLDKGTFEYALA, encoded by the coding sequence ATGACCAGTAGCTACTGCAGCAATGCTTCAGCCAGCATGACTGTCAACGAAGTGTCCGCCTTTTCACTGACTTTAGAGCAAAAAACTGGCTTTGCTTTCGTAGGGATTCTGTGTGTTTTCTTGGGACTACTTATTATAAGATGCTTCAAAATCTTACTGGACCCCTATAGTAGCATGCCTTCTTCCACTTGGGAAGATGAAGTCGAGGGTCTTGATAAAGGAACGTTTGAATATGCTCTTGCATGA